The Pelagibacterium halotolerans B2 genome has a segment encoding these proteins:
- a CDS encoding formylglycine-generating enzyme family protein: protein MADTPAPSAEKLRQAAPISSGTALDPIRVPGGRSFVGTNSPEIPVDGEGPERPVTLRDFALEATTVTNARFADFVAATGYVTEAERYGWSAVFHSDRESLDAATRAGSQLPWWHKVDGVSWRHPEGPDSSLEGREDHPVVQVSWRDANAFAQWVGGRLPTEAEWEHAARGGTERRRFPWGDEEPNDHDAIFCNIWQGRFPDLNTARDGFVRTAPARSFESNPLGFYSMSGNVWEWTHDAFRVRSVSRAAKQRNAYALQHSEKVLKGGSFLCHVSYCYRYRIAARMAMTPDSAGSNTGFRVAYDVQ, encoded by the coding sequence ATGGCAGATACTCCGGCCCCTTCGGCTGAAAAGCTGCGTCAAGCCGCCCCGATATCGAGCGGAACTGCGCTCGATCCCATCCGCGTGCCGGGCGGGAGGAGTTTTGTCGGAACCAATTCGCCGGAAATTCCAGTCGATGGCGAGGGGCCCGAGCGGCCGGTAACGCTCCGTGACTTTGCATTGGAAGCAACGACGGTGACCAATGCGCGCTTTGCCGATTTCGTTGCCGCAACAGGCTACGTGACCGAGGCCGAACGGTATGGCTGGTCGGCGGTGTTTCATAGCGACCGTGAAAGTCTCGACGCTGCGACTCGTGCCGGATCGCAATTGCCCTGGTGGCACAAGGTCGATGGCGTCAGTTGGCGGCACCCCGAAGGTCCGGATTCATCACTTGAGGGACGCGAGGACCATCCTGTCGTTCAGGTTTCCTGGAGAGACGCCAACGCCTTTGCCCAATGGGTCGGTGGACGCCTCCCGACTGAAGCGGAATGGGAGCATGCGGCCCGCGGAGGCACCGAGCGCAGGCGCTTTCCCTGGGGCGACGAGGAGCCCAATGACCACGATGCGATATTCTGCAACATCTGGCAGGGCCGGTTTCCCGATCTCAATACAGCCAGGGATGGTTTTGTCCGCACGGCTCCCGCTAGGAGTTTCGAGTCCAATCCGTTGGGTTTTTATTCGATGAGCGGCAATGTGTGGGAGTGGACACACGACGCCTTCCGCGTGCGCTCGGTCTCCCGGGCCGCCAAGCAGCGTAACGCATATGCCCTCCAGCATTCCGAAAAGGTGCTCAAGGGCGGTTCGTTCCTGTGCCACGTTTCCTATTGCTACCGCTACCGCATCGCGGCCCGCATGGCCATGACCCCCGACAGCGCCGGATCGAACACGGGCTTTCGGGTAGCCTACGACGTTCAATAG
- a CDS encoding beta-glucosidase, which produces MTLHTPQQTTVDALLDQMTLQEQVSLLSGADFWSLPAVERLGIGALRVTDGPNGARGGGSLIGGVKSASFPVGIALGATWNVALLAEIGRALAEETQSKGAHMLLAPTVNIQRSVTNGRNFECYSEDPILTGELAAAYIAGLQEQGIAATVKHFAGNESEIERTTMSSKIDERALREVYLIPFEYAVKKGRTLGVMTAYNRVNGTYASEHEWLISDVLRKQWGFDGLVMSDWFGSHSTAQTVNAGLDLEMPGPTRDRGEKLIAAVEAGEVARDTIRARTKAILTVMERTGTLNDQRERIERADDRPAHRALIRRAGAEAMVLLKNDGVLPLSGNDTIAVIGPNARTAQIMGGGSAQLNPHYRVSPWEGLVAALGEERLSYAQGCTNFRFEPLLETELTVDYFDNTALSGAPEHSETFGEAQAFWVGHVAAGKVTPDAFSARLSGKFVPRTDGLHRVGIASAGLSRVYVDGKLVSDAWTDWRKGHTFFEEGCDEVIGEIELTAGVPVEIVIEFATKAYSSLGISAFRMGISAPLGKEAIAHAASLAAKSDIALVFVGRNGEWDTEGSDLESISLPGRQDELVAAVAGANPRTIVVLQTGGPVEMPWLDDVAGVVQAWYPGQEAGNAIADVLLGRAEPGGRLSQSFPVKWSDNPAHSQDRKVYPGLDGEVEYREGVFVGYRHYDKHGISPLFPFGFGLSYTEFALSGHTIADATFENDGKVAVDISVANVGQRSGSTVVQLYVAPRDAPVDRPEKELKAFAKVHLEAGQSRTVRLELDARAFAHFDTGRGLWIVSPGRYDIAIGTDAKQMRPTGSVERIGELALAP; this is translated from the coding sequence ATGACCCTTCATACCCCCCAGCAAACAACGGTCGACGCCCTTCTCGACCAGATGACGCTCCAGGAGCAGGTGTCGCTGCTCTCGGGCGCCGACTTCTGGTCTCTGCCCGCCGTCGAAAGGCTGGGGATCGGTGCGCTGCGGGTGACAGACGGTCCCAATGGTGCACGGGGCGGCGGGTCGCTGATCGGCGGCGTCAAATCGGCAAGCTTTCCCGTCGGGATTGCGCTTGGGGCGACATGGAACGTCGCACTCCTCGCGGAAATCGGCCGTGCGTTGGCTGAGGAAACACAATCCAAGGGCGCTCATATGCTGCTTGCGCCCACAGTCAATATCCAGCGCTCGGTTACCAATGGCCGCAATTTCGAATGCTATTCGGAAGATCCGATACTCACCGGAGAACTTGCCGCCGCCTATATCGCCGGTCTTCAGGAGCAGGGGATTGCGGCGACGGTCAAGCATTTCGCAGGCAATGAGTCCGAGATCGAACGCACGACGATGTCGTCGAAAATCGACGAACGCGCCCTGCGGGAAGTTTATCTGATCCCCTTCGAATACGCGGTCAAAAAGGGCCGGACCTTGGGGGTGATGACGGCCTACAATCGCGTAAACGGTACGTATGCCTCAGAGCATGAGTGGCTCATTTCCGATGTCCTGCGCAAGCAGTGGGGATTTGACGGCCTTGTCATGTCCGATTGGTTCGGTTCGCATTCGACGGCACAGACAGTCAATGCAGGTCTCGATCTGGAAATGCCCGGCCCGACGCGCGATCGCGGTGAAAAGCTCATTGCCGCGGTTGAAGCTGGCGAGGTTGCCCGTGACACGATCCGTGCACGCACCAAGGCAATCCTGACCGTGATGGAGCGCACGGGTACGCTCAACGATCAGCGCGAACGCATCGAGCGTGCCGATGACAGGCCCGCACACCGCGCGCTGATCCGCAGGGCCGGCGCCGAAGCCATGGTGCTGTTGAAAAACGATGGGGTCCTGCCGCTTTCCGGCAATGATACGATTGCCGTTATCGGCCCAAACGCCAGGACCGCCCAGATCATGGGTGGCGGCAGCGCGCAACTCAACCCGCACTACCGCGTCAGTCCTTGGGAGGGGTTGGTGGCCGCCCTGGGCGAGGAGCGGCTCTCCTATGCACAAGGGTGCACCAATTTCCGCTTCGAACCATTGCTTGAGACCGAACTCACTGTCGACTACTTCGACAACACGGCCCTTTCCGGAGCACCGGAGCATTCGGAAACATTCGGCGAGGCCCAGGCTTTCTGGGTGGGCCATGTCGCTGCGGGCAAGGTGACGCCCGATGCCTTCTCCGCGCGATTGAGCGGTAAATTCGTTCCCCGGACCGACGGCCTTCACAGGGTCGGTATAGCTTCGGCGGGTCTTTCAAGGGTCTATGTCGACGGCAAGCTTGTTTCTGATGCATGGACCGATTGGCGAAAGGGACACACCTTCTTTGAGGAAGGGTGCGACGAGGTGATCGGCGAGATTGAATTGACCGCCGGCGTGCCCGTCGAGATTGTCATCGAATTTGCCACGAAGGCCTATTCCAGCCTCGGCATCTCGGCGTTCCGTATGGGAATTTCTGCACCGCTTGGGAAAGAAGCGATTGCCCATGCGGCAAGCCTTGCTGCCAAATCCGACATTGCCCTCGTCTTTGTGGGACGCAACGGTGAATGGGATACCGAAGGCAGCGACCTTGAAAGCATTTCTCTGCCGGGACGTCAGGACGAGCTCGTGGCGGCCGTCGCCGGAGCCAATCCCAGGACCATTGTCGTGCTCCAGACCGGCGGCCCCGTCGAGATGCCCTGGCTCGATGATGTCGCAGGCGTCGTTCAGGCCTGGTATCCGGGGCAGGAGGCGGGCAACGCCATCGCTGATGTGCTGCTGGGCAGGGCGGAGCCGGGCGGCCGGCTTTCGCAGAGCTTTCCTGTCAAATGGTCGGACAATCCCGCCCACAGCCAGGACCGGAAGGTCTATCCCGGACTGGATGGAGAGGTCGAATATCGCGAGGGCGTGTTTGTTGGCTATCGCCATTATGACAAGCACGGCATTTCGCCGCTCTTTCCCTTCGGCTTTGGCCTGAGCTATACCGAATTCGCACTGAGCGGCCACACGATCGCTGATGCCACGTTCGAAAATGACGGCAAGGTGGCGGTCGATATCTCGGTTGCCAATGTCGGTCAGCGGTCCGGTTCGACGGTAGTCCAGCTCTATGTCGCGCCTCGGGATGCGCCCGTCGATCGCCCCGAAAAGGAACTCAAGGCTTTCGCAAAGGTGCATCTGGAGGCCGGCCAGAGCCGGACCGTACGCCTCGAACTCGATGCCCGCGCCTTTGCTCATTTCGATACCGGGCGCGGTCTCTGGATTGTCAGTCCCGGTCGGTACGACATTGCAATAGGAACCGATGCCAAACAGATGCGCCCCACTGGCTCAGTCGAGCGCATCGGTGAACTGGCGTTGGCACCATGA
- a CDS encoding glycoside hydrolase family 3 protein has protein sequence MTTTDYGWLEKAPFHLDAEARSWVHATRDAMSIEDKVAQLFVLISRGDDDEEQARIRRLRPGGITRFFGPDAEGERGRLAALQSDAAVPLLVSADLEGSRMSLPFATQVPNPLALAALDDVAVTRDISRIMAEEARAIGVNWSFTPVVDINAAFRSAIVATRGFGSDVETIERHALAQIEEFQKRGVAATVKHWPGEGFDDRDQHLVTTINPLSMPDWEEHFGRLYRAAIAKGVLSVMSAHIALPAYVRSLNPDAGIEAFRPASVSRLLNIDLLRHRLGFNGLIVSDASEMAGLGAWMPLRGAKPQIIANGCDVILFSRSPEEDMDAVRAAVENGEISRVRLDDAITRILALKARLGLHDNTGPDRRCELGAPEAVQAASAAIKGAPTLVKDVQNLVPIAPATHKRVLIFSGGIVSPLHGEPAPMVLPQLLADNGFEVTLHTPGTVVTRENFDLVLYIFGEETLLTRGRIFLDWAKIGGDFGASMQRHWHDIPTAIISFGYPYYLYDAPRVPTYINAYSTLDAMQAAVVDLLLGDGEFNSNSPIDPFAGLEDARY, from the coding sequence ATGACAACGACCGACTATGGCTGGCTCGAAAAGGCTCCCTTTCACTTGGACGCCGAAGCCCGCTCTTGGGTTCACGCCACCCGCGACGCGATGAGTATCGAGGACAAGGTTGCGCAATTGTTCGTTCTCATCTCGCGCGGAGATGACGACGAGGAACAAGCGCGCATCAGGCGCCTGCGTCCTGGCGGCATCACCCGCTTTTTCGGTCCCGATGCCGAGGGAGAACGCGGCCGCCTCGCCGCGTTACAATCCGATGCCGCGGTGCCGCTGCTTGTCAGCGCCGACCTTGAAGGCTCCCGGATGAGCTTGCCATTCGCAACCCAGGTGCCAAACCCGCTGGCGCTCGCGGCGCTCGACGACGTTGCGGTCACCCGCGACATTTCGCGGATCATGGCCGAAGAGGCACGCGCCATTGGCGTCAACTGGTCCTTCACGCCCGTCGTCGATATCAATGCGGCTTTCCGCAGCGCCATCGTTGCCACGCGAGGCTTCGGGTCAGACGTCGAAACGATCGAACGCCATGCGCTGGCCCAGATTGAAGAATTCCAGAAGCGCGGCGTCGCGGCGACCGTCAAGCATTGGCCGGGCGAAGGTTTCGACGATCGCGACCAGCATCTGGTGACGACGATCAACCCGCTGTCCATGCCCGATTGGGAAGAACATTTCGGACGATTGTACCGCGCGGCAATCGCCAAGGGCGTCCTCAGCGTGATGTCTGCCCACATCGCATTGCCTGCTTACGTCCGGAGCCTGAACCCCGATGCCGGCATAGAAGCATTCAGGCCCGCCTCGGTCAGCCGGCTCCTCAATATCGATCTTTTGCGCCATCGATTGGGATTTAATGGCCTCATCGTCTCAGACGCCAGCGAAATGGCCGGGCTCGGTGCGTGGATGCCGTTGCGTGGGGCCAAGCCCCAGATTATTGCCAATGGCTGCGATGTCATCCTGTTTTCGCGATCGCCCGAAGAAGACATGGACGCCGTGCGGGCAGCCGTTGAAAATGGGGAGATCTCCCGGGTCCGTCTCGATGATGCCATCACACGTATCCTGGCGCTCAAGGCCAGACTCGGACTTCACGACAATACCGGTCCCGATCGGCGTTGCGAGCTTGGTGCGCCAGAGGCCGTACAGGCCGCAAGCGCGGCCATAAAAGGTGCGCCGACACTCGTCAAAGACGTGCAGAACCTCGTCCCGATCGCCCCGGCCACCCATAAGCGGGTGCTGATTTTTTCGGGCGGCATCGTCAGCCCGCTGCATGGGGAACCGGCTCCGATGGTTTTGCCGCAGCTTCTTGCGGACAACGGCTTCGAGGTCACACTCCACACACCGGGGACCGTGGTGACCCGCGAAAATTTCGATCTGGTTCTCTACATTTTCGGCGAGGAAACGCTCCTCACACGTGGCCGCATTTTCCTCGACTGGGCGAAAATCGGGGGCGATTTCGGCGCGTCCATGCAGCGCCATTGGCATGATATTCCTACAGCGATCATCTCGTTCGGGTATCCCTATTACCTGTATGACGCGCCACGGGTGCCGACCTACATCAACGCCTACAGTACGCTCGATGCCATGCAGGCGGCGGTCGTCGACCTTTTGCTTGGCGATGGCGAGTTCAATTCCAAC